The following proteins come from a genomic window of Tenebrio molitor chromosome 9, icTenMoli1.1, whole genome shotgun sequence:
- the LOC138138980 gene encoding uncharacterized protein translates to MKTVLFFAAFLFFTSCDGIKNYMGTELQNCFNCFCHARTGCFSRFNCASYSISFDYWKTAKSPVVDVDDDPDSQTSYRNCMKNENCILATLDQYADVIGHMDCNCDGVFDCKDRFAIHLHGSDCTNPQFTRKYTQRYNTCAKSVGTTDMKTEEGYEGCDPEVF, encoded by the exons ATGAAAACTGTTCTGTTCTTCGCTGCTTTCCTCTTCTTCACTTCGTGTGACG gTATCAAAAACTACATGGGAACAGAGCTGCAAAATTGTTTCAACTGTTTTTGCCATGCCAGAACCGGTTGCTTCAGCCGTTTCAACTGCGCAAGTTATTCCATCAGTTTCGATTACTGGAAAACTGCGAAGAGTCCTGTCGTCGACGTAGATGACGATCCTGATAGTCAGACAAGCTACAGAAACTGCATGAAGAACGAAAATTGCATTTTGGCCACTCTTGACCAATATGCAGATGTTATTGGACATATG GATTGCAACTGTGATGGTGTGTTCGATTGCAAGGACAGATTCGCCATACACTTGCACGGATCTGACTGTACAAATCCACAGTTCACCAGGAAATATACCCAAAGATATAACACCTGTGCTAAAAGTGTGGGAACAACTGATATGAAAACTGAGGAAGGATATGAAGGGTGCGATCCAGAAGTTTTCTGA
- the LOC138137634 gene encoding SET domain-containing protein SmydA-8-like isoform X2, translated as MDGKSDGKLQILEANRCEVCQQPALHKCGGCRRVCYCSKHQRDHWRQHKTVCKPFKICESDILGRHLIATRNISAGECMIQESPLVWGPSSNTIPICLGCGKGITTETSRPCNKCGWPVCGDLCEKAPGHLPECRYTIQRGDKVAIKNFGIPHPIYNCITVLRCLYQKQFLPKHWKKLESLEGHWEERKSTPNYENERVTVAEFIRRFFKLSSAFSEEDIMKVCGIVMINSHEVPLTEPAHVAIYGTTSMMEHSCTANCTKSFTNRGDIIIAAARSIEEGEHLSICYADPLWGTPNRRYFLNETKFFWCYCLRCKDPTEFGTNFSALKCSTIDCDGYLLPETFTDIQKLPEWICTKCHRSMSSYSVHDILERIGRDLYDLDKTNIEACKSFLTTYESYLPNNHFYCTDVKYVLSQLMGQVDALTDDDLELKLQYCTSLENLLKIVAPAERRTLGTVLFEKHAAVAEVARRNPVKMVDDLEESKRILLEALEVLKNEPDCLPEGKIYQQAKQNLKNMNVLLKKLSTSF; from the exons ATGGATGGTAAAAGTGACGGAAAGTTGCAGATTTTGGAAGCCAACCGGTGCGAGGTGTGCCAACAGCCGGCCCTGCACAAGTGCGGGGGATGTCGCAGGGTCTGCTATTGCAGTAAACATCAGAGAGACCATTGGAGGCAACACAAAACTGTCTGCAAGCCGTTCAAG ATCTGCGAGAGCGACATTTTAGGCCGCCACCTGATAGCCACACGTAATATTTCTGCCGGAGAATGCATGATCCAGGAATCCCCCCTAGTCTGGGGTCCCTCCTCCAACACAATCCCCATTTGCCTAGGTTGCGGTAAAGGTATCACCACAGAAACCAGCAGACCTTGTAACAAATGCGGATGGCCCGTCTGCGGAGACTtgtgcgaaaaagctccaggACATCTCCCCGAATGCAGATACACCATCCAGCGAGGCGACAAAGtcgcaataaaaaatttcggcATACCCCATCCCATTTACAATTGCATCACAGTCCTGCGCTGCTTATACCAGAAACAGTTTTTACCGAAACACTGGAAGAAACTGGAGAGCCTCGAGGGGCACTGGGAGGAGCGCAAATCGACACCAAACTACGAAAACGAGCGAGTGACGGTGGCCGAGTTCATCCGACGGTTCTTCAAGCTGTCTTCGGCGTTCTCCGAAGAAGACATCATGAAAGTCTGTGGCATCGTGATG ATCAACAGTCACGAAGTTCCGTTGACGGAACCAGCGCACGTCGCCATTTACGGTACCACTTCGATGATGGAGCACAGCTGTACCGCCAATTGTACCAAAAGCTTCACAAATCGAGGCGACATCATTATCGCCGCTGCCAGATCTATCGAAGAGGGTGAGCACTTGAGTATCTGCTACGCTGATCCTCTGTGGGGTACTCCGAATCGCCGGTACTTCCTCAACGAAACAAAGTTCTTCTGGTGTTACTGTCTCCGATGCAAAGACCCAACGGAATTCGGTACCAATTTCAGCGCTCTCAAGTGTTCCACGAT CGATTGCGATGGGTACCTCCTCCCAGAAACCTTCACAGACATCCAGAAACTACCCGAGTGGATCTGCACCAAATGCCACCGATCTATGTCTTCCTATTCAGTTCACGACATCTTGGAAAGGATCGGACGTGACCTCTACGACCTCGACAAAACTAACATCGAAGCTTGTAAGAGCTTTTTGACAACCTATGAGAGTTATCTACCAAACAACCACTTCTACTGTACTGATGTTAAATATGTTTTGTCTCAATTAATGGGACAAGTGGATGCTTTGACAGACGACGATTTGGAACTAAAATTGCAATACTGCACGAGTTTAGAAAATTTGCTGAAGATCGTAGCTCCGGCAGAAAGAAGAACTCTTGGAACTGTTCTCTTCGAAAAGCACGCAGCTGTTGCCGAAgttgccagaagaaatccagtgaAGATGGTAGATGATCTAGAG GAATCGAAAAGAATTCTTCTGGAGGCGTTGGAGGTGCTCAAAAACGAACCGGATTGTCTACCAGAGGGCAAAATCTATCAACAAGCCAAGCAAAATTTGAAGAACATGAACGTTCTGCTGAAGAAACTGTCGACTAGCTTTTGA
- the LOC138137635 gene encoding SET domain-containing protein SmydA-8-like isoform X1, protein MSRHSKRKRCTRRSQSTTSSENLEDLSEGPIFEVKTSQLMGRYMVSRKNLKPSDIILSEAPLVVGPCTASRVQCLGCYRILESTPYVKCKGCGWPLCSHKCRGLGKKYGHSDVECAVLKTTRSAQMLEYNELEKMRPHFNAIVPLRCLLLKETDPQAYEGLMKMETHNEIRRNIPDLWRTNQITVVNRIVEDWGLKEYTEEEVHSICGILEVNSFEIGQQGVNIRGLYPTAFLMSHDCVPNTNHIDEENTFRLTVRASTEIAPGEMITLSYAYTLQSTLKRREHLLENKFFECRCKRCSDPTELGTYTGALICPKCRTGDVLSTNPLNSEADWKCTNSSTCPGYKITSRSMQLLIDRISQEVERIDCNDVVAMEAFLQKYRNVLHPTHYLSLSVKLSLSQLYGRISGYLIDELSEQMLMRKQEICEEIMKIFNVIEPGYTRLRGVTLYEMHAPLMILLTRQFESHCTKSELRSKLKKVVKCLDEASTILSYEPETSPEGMMGVAARDALVRIRDWEKILGKF, encoded by the exons ATGAGCAGACACTCCAAGAGAAAG AGGTGCACGAGGCGGTCGCAGTCGACGACCTCGTCGGAGAACCTGGAGGACCTCTCCGAGGGGCCCATCTTCGAAGTGAAAACGTCGCAACTCATGGGCAG ATACATGGTTTCGAGGAAGAATCTAAAACCGAGTGATATAATTTTAAGCGAAGCACCACTGGTGGTGGGGCCTTGTACAGCATCCAGAGTCCAATGTCTGGGATGTTACCGGATCCTGGAATCAACTCCATACGTCAA GTGCAAGGGATGCGGCTGGCCTCTGTGCTCCCACAAATGTAGAGGGTTGGGGAAGAAGTACGGCCACAGCGATGTCGAGTGTGCTGTGCTCAAGACCACGAGGTCTGCACAGATGCTGGAGTACAACGAATTGGAAAAGATGCGCCCCCATTTCAACGCGATAGTACCTTTGAGGTGTCTCCTGCTCAAAGAGACTGACCCCCAAGCCTACGAAGGGTTGATGAAGATGGAGACGCACAACGAGATCAGGAGGAACATTCCAGACTTGTGGAGGACCAATCAGATCACCGTCGTCAACAGAATCGTCGAGGACTGGGGGTTGAAAGAGTACACCGAAGAGGAAGTCCACAGCATTTGTGGGATCTTGGAGGTCAACTCGTTCGAGATTGGCCAACAAGGAGTGAACATTCGGGGGTTGTACCCAACTGCGTTTCTGATGTCGCACGATTGCGTCCCCAACACGAACCACATCGACGAAGAGAATACCTTCAGATTGACTGTCAGGGCATCTACGGAAATAGCTCCGGGGGAGATGATCACCTTGAGCTACGCCTACACTCTGCAGAGCACCTTGAAGAGGAGAGAGCATCTCTTGGAGAACAAGTTCTTCGAGTGTAGATGCAAGAGGTGCAGCGACCCCACCGAACTAGGCACATACACCGGCGCCCTAATTTGCCCCAAATGCAGAACCGGTGACGTCCTCTCCACCAACCCTCTCAACTCAGAAGCTGACTGGAAATGCACCAACTCCAGTACATGCCCAGGCTACAAGATCACCTCCAGATCCATGCAACTCCTCATCGACCGAATATCCCAAGAAGTGGAGCGCATCGACTGCAACGACGTCGTCGCCATGGAGGCCTTCTTGCAGAAGTACCGCAACGTCCTCCACCCCACGCATTACCTCAGCTTGAGCGTCAAGCTCTCGCTGAGTCAGCTCTACGGCAGGATCAGCGGATACCTCATCGACGAACTGAGCGAACAGATGTTGATGCGGAAGCAGGAGATTTGCGAAGAAATCATGAAGATCTTCAATGTGATTGAACCAGGGTACACGCGGCTCAGAGGAGTCACTTTATACGAGATGCACGCGCCTTTGATGATTCTCCTGACGAGGCAGTTCGAGAGTCACTGCACGAAGAGCGAGCTGAGGAGTAAGTTGAAGAAGGTGGTGAAGTGTCTAGACGAAGCCAGTACGATATTGAGTTACGAACCGGAAACGTCGCCTGAGGGGATGATGGGGGTGGCTGCCAGAGATGCGCTCGTGCGGATCAGGGACTGGGAGAAGATTCTGGGGAAGTTTtga
- the LOC138137634 gene encoding SET domain-containing protein SmydA-8-like isoform X1, which translates to MVKVTESCRFWKPTGARCANSRPCTSAGDVAGSAIAVNIRETIGGNTKLSASRSRKRSHSDLRTLLLQQICESDILGRHLIATRNISAGECMIQESPLVWGPSSNTIPICLGCGKGITTETSRPCNKCGWPVCGDLCEKAPGHLPECRYTIQRGDKVAIKNFGIPHPIYNCITVLRCLYQKQFLPKHWKKLESLEGHWEERKSTPNYENERVTVAEFIRRFFKLSSAFSEEDIMKVCGIVMINSHEVPLTEPAHVAIYGTTSMMEHSCTANCTKSFTNRGDIIIAAARSIEEGEHLSICYADPLWGTPNRRYFLNETKFFWCYCLRCKDPTEFGTNFSALKCSTIDCDGYLLPETFTDIQKLPEWICTKCHRSMSSYSVHDILERIGRDLYDLDKTNIEACKSFLTTYESYLPNNHFYCTDVKYVLSQLMGQVDALTDDDLELKLQYCTSLENLLKIVAPAERRTLGTVLFEKHAAVAEVARRNPVKMVDDLEESKRILLEALEVLKNEPDCLPEGKIYQQAKQNLKNMNVLLKKLSTSF; encoded by the exons ATGGTAAAAGTGACGGAAAGTTGCAGATTTTGGAAGCCAACCGGTGCGAGGTGTGCCAACAGCCGGCCCTGCACAAGTGCGGGGGATGTCGCAGGGTCTGCTATTGCAGTAAACATCAGAGAGACCATTGGAGGCAACACAAAACTGTCTGCAAGCCGTTCAAG AAAAAGGTCTCACAGTGACTTAAGAACATTGTTGTTGCAACAA ATCTGCGAGAGCGACATTTTAGGCCGCCACCTGATAGCCACACGTAATATTTCTGCCGGAGAATGCATGATCCAGGAATCCCCCCTAGTCTGGGGTCCCTCCTCCAACACAATCCCCATTTGCCTAGGTTGCGGTAAAGGTATCACCACAGAAACCAGCAGACCTTGTAACAAATGCGGATGGCCCGTCTGCGGAGACTtgtgcgaaaaagctccaggACATCTCCCCGAATGCAGATACACCATCCAGCGAGGCGACAAAGtcgcaataaaaaatttcggcATACCCCATCCCATTTACAATTGCATCACAGTCCTGCGCTGCTTATACCAGAAACAGTTTTTACCGAAACACTGGAAGAAACTGGAGAGCCTCGAGGGGCACTGGGAGGAGCGCAAATCGACACCAAACTACGAAAACGAGCGAGTGACGGTGGCCGAGTTCATCCGACGGTTCTTCAAGCTGTCTTCGGCGTTCTCCGAAGAAGACATCATGAAAGTCTGTGGCATCGTGATG ATCAACAGTCACGAAGTTCCGTTGACGGAACCAGCGCACGTCGCCATTTACGGTACCACTTCGATGATGGAGCACAGCTGTACCGCCAATTGTACCAAAAGCTTCACAAATCGAGGCGACATCATTATCGCCGCTGCCAGATCTATCGAAGAGGGTGAGCACTTGAGTATCTGCTACGCTGATCCTCTGTGGGGTACTCCGAATCGCCGGTACTTCCTCAACGAAACAAAGTTCTTCTGGTGTTACTGTCTCCGATGCAAAGACCCAACGGAATTCGGTACCAATTTCAGCGCTCTCAAGTGTTCCACGAT CGATTGCGATGGGTACCTCCTCCCAGAAACCTTCACAGACATCCAGAAACTACCCGAGTGGATCTGCACCAAATGCCACCGATCTATGTCTTCCTATTCAGTTCACGACATCTTGGAAAGGATCGGACGTGACCTCTACGACCTCGACAAAACTAACATCGAAGCTTGTAAGAGCTTTTTGACAACCTATGAGAGTTATCTACCAAACAACCACTTCTACTGTACTGATGTTAAATATGTTTTGTCTCAATTAATGGGACAAGTGGATGCTTTGACAGACGACGATTTGGAACTAAAATTGCAATACTGCACGAGTTTAGAAAATTTGCTGAAGATCGTAGCTCCGGCAGAAAGAAGAACTCTTGGAACTGTTCTCTTCGAAAAGCACGCAGCTGTTGCCGAAgttgccagaagaaatccagtgaAGATGGTAGATGATCTAGAG GAATCGAAAAGAATTCTTCTGGAGGCGTTGGAGGTGCTCAAAAACGAACCGGATTGTCTACCAGAGGGCAAAATCTATCAACAAGCCAAGCAAAATTTGAAGAACATGAACGTTCTGCTGAAGAAACTGTCGACTAGCTTTTGA
- the LOC138137634 gene encoding SET domain-containing protein SmydA-8-like isoform X3, with protein sequence MIQESPLVWGPSSNTIPICLGCGKGITTETSRPCNKCGWPVCGDLCEKAPGHLPECRYTIQRGDKVAIKNFGIPHPIYNCITVLRCLYQKQFLPKHWKKLESLEGHWEERKSTPNYENERVTVAEFIRRFFKLSSAFSEEDIMKVCGIVMINSHEVPLTEPAHVAIYGTTSMMEHSCTANCTKSFTNRGDIIIAAARSIEEGEHLSICYADPLWGTPNRRYFLNETKFFWCYCLRCKDPTEFGTNFSALKCSTIDCDGYLLPETFTDIQKLPEWICTKCHRSMSSYSVHDILERIGRDLYDLDKTNIEACKSFLTTYESYLPNNHFYCTDVKYVLSQLMGQVDALTDDDLELKLQYCTSLENLLKIVAPAERRTLGTVLFEKHAAVAEVARRNPVKMVDDLEESKRILLEALEVLKNEPDCLPEGKIYQQAKQNLKNMNVLLKKLSTSF encoded by the exons ATGATCCAGGAATCCCCCCTAGTCTGGGGTCCCTCCTCCAACACAATCCCCATTTGCCTAGGTTGCGGTAAAGGTATCACCACAGAAACCAGCAGACCTTGTAACAAATGCGGATGGCCCGTCTGCGGAGACTtgtgcgaaaaagctccaggACATCTCCCCGAATGCAGATACACCATCCAGCGAGGCGACAAAGtcgcaataaaaaatttcggcATACCCCATCCCATTTACAATTGCATCACAGTCCTGCGCTGCTTATACCAGAAACAGTTTTTACCGAAACACTGGAAGAAACTGGAGAGCCTCGAGGGGCACTGGGAGGAGCGCAAATCGACACCAAACTACGAAAACGAGCGAGTGACGGTGGCCGAGTTCATCCGACGGTTCTTCAAGCTGTCTTCGGCGTTCTCCGAAGAAGACATCATGAAAGTCTGTGGCATCGTGATG ATCAACAGTCACGAAGTTCCGTTGACGGAACCAGCGCACGTCGCCATTTACGGTACCACTTCGATGATGGAGCACAGCTGTACCGCCAATTGTACCAAAAGCTTCACAAATCGAGGCGACATCATTATCGCCGCTGCCAGATCTATCGAAGAGGGTGAGCACTTGAGTATCTGCTACGCTGATCCTCTGTGGGGTACTCCGAATCGCCGGTACTTCCTCAACGAAACAAAGTTCTTCTGGTGTTACTGTCTCCGATGCAAAGACCCAACGGAATTCGGTACCAATTTCAGCGCTCTCAAGTGTTCCACGAT CGATTGCGATGGGTACCTCCTCCCAGAAACCTTCACAGACATCCAGAAACTACCCGAGTGGATCTGCACCAAATGCCACCGATCTATGTCTTCCTATTCAGTTCACGACATCTTGGAAAGGATCGGACGTGACCTCTACGACCTCGACAAAACTAACATCGAAGCTTGTAAGAGCTTTTTGACAACCTATGAGAGTTATCTACCAAACAACCACTTCTACTGTACTGATGTTAAATATGTTTTGTCTCAATTAATGGGACAAGTGGATGCTTTGACAGACGACGATTTGGAACTAAAATTGCAATACTGCACGAGTTTAGAAAATTTGCTGAAGATCGTAGCTCCGGCAGAAAGAAGAACTCTTGGAACTGTTCTCTTCGAAAAGCACGCAGCTGTTGCCGAAgttgccagaagaaatccagtgaAGATGGTAGATGATCTAGAG GAATCGAAAAGAATTCTTCTGGAGGCGTTGGAGGTGCTCAAAAACGAACCGGATTGTCTACCAGAGGGCAAAATCTATCAACAAGCCAAGCAAAATTTGAAGAACATGAACGTTCTGCTGAAGAAACTGTCGACTAGCTTTTGA
- the LOC138137639 gene encoding SET domain-containing protein SmydA-8-like has product MAAHPFKICDDNILGRHLVTTRPIESGAVILQEAPLVRGPFLHTVPVCLSCGKILDASCWRPCSKCGWPVCDKNCEQSPTHQSECILTAAKGSQITIKNFGIPNPNYQFVSILRALYLKQTSPEKWKKLLSFQSHSIEVSTLPPSFIRNFFKLEDWSEEEIAQVLGVLLVNGHELPLTQPSQLVVYDEASFLEHNCRANCTKTFTDEGELLVVASRSIEPGDHLSICYTDPFWGVQNRRQHLHQTKHFWCVCSRCEDPAELDTHLNSIKCPKSTCDGLLLPKSFLQEVSVWICDKCDGLFSNDNVSVLLGKIGGELSEMPKGDAQVCREFLQKYEKVLAPNHFYLLDVKMALSHILASQNFEDLSDGDLGLLLKMSEDLKIVAERVAPAERRLLGLILYRTAKSKIEMARRQDNLSEFRAVLANSKATMSEARLLLANEPSSLPEGRLHRQIGLELRLLDDLLKNK; this is encoded by the exons ATGGCCGCTCACCCGTTTAAG ATTTGTGATGACAACATCTTGGGACGTCACTTGGTGACGACTCGACCCATCGAATCCGGTGCTGTGATCCTGCAGGAAGCTCCACTAGTGAGAGGTCCTTTTTTGCACACGGTTCCAGTGTGTCTAAGTTGCGGCAAAATTTTAGACGCGAGCTGTTGGCGTCCTTGCAGCAAGTGCGGCTGGCCCGTTTGTGACAAGAACTGCGAACAATCCCCAACCCACCAATCAGAATGCATTCTAACAGCTGCCAAAGGGAGCCAG ATCACtatcaaaaattttggaattccTAATCCCAACTACCAGTTTGTCTCGATTCTGCGAGcactttatttaaaacaaaccTCCCCAGAAAAATGGAAGAAACTGTTAAGCTTCCAGTCACATTCAATCGAGGTTAGTACTCTTCCTCCAAGCTTCATCCGGAATTTCTTCAAGTTGGAGGACTGGTCCGAAGAAGAAATTGCACAAGTCTTGGGGGTTTTGCTAGTAAATGGACACGAATTGCCCTTGACGCAACCCTCCCAACTGGTCGTTTACGACGAAGCGTCGTTTTTGGAACACAACTGTAGAGCTAACTGCACCAAGACCTTCACCGACGAAGGAGAGCTTCTGGTGGTGGCTTCGAGATCGATCGAACCAGGAGATCACTTGAGCATTTGCTACACCGATCCATTCTGGGGGGTGCAAAATCGCCGCCAACACTTGCACCAAACCAAGCACTTTTGGTGCGTGTGCTCAAGATGCGAAGACCCGGCAGAGCTTGACACTCACCTCAACTCCATCAAATGCCCTAAATC TACTTGCGACGGTTTGCTGCTCCCCAAGAGCTTCCTGCAAGAGGTATCCGTGTGGATTTGTGACAAATGCGACGGACTTTTCTCCAACGACAATGTGAGCGTCCTGTTGGGAAAAATTGGAGGGGAGTTGTCGGAAATGCCCAAAGGGGATGCGCAAGTGTGCAGGGAGTTTCTTCAAAAGTACGAGAAAGTCCTAGCCCCCAATCACTTCTACTTACTGGATGTGAAGATGGCGTTGAGCCACATCTTAGCCAGTCAGAATTTCGAGGATTTGAGTGACGGCGATTTGGGGCTGCTTTTGAAGATGAGCGAAGATTTGAAGATTGTGGCTGAGAGAGTGGCTCCTGCTGAGAGACGCCTCCTTGGATTGATCTTGTACAGGACTGCCAAAAGCAAGATCGAGATGGCAAGACGTCAAGACAATCTGAGTGAATTTCGTGCAGTTTTGGCC AACTCGAAGGCGACGATGTCAGAGGCGCGCCTCCTCCTCGCCAACGAACCCAGCTCCCTCCCCGAAGGCCGCTTGCACCGCCAGATCGGCCTCGAGCTCCGCCTGCTCGACgacttgttaaaaaataaataa
- the LOC138137635 gene encoding SET domain-containing protein SmydA-8-like isoform X2 has translation MVSRKNLKPSDIILSEAPLVVGPCTASRVQCLGCYRILESTPYVKCKGCGWPLCSHKCRGLGKKYGHSDVECAVLKTTRSAQMLEYNELEKMRPHFNAIVPLRCLLLKETDPQAYEGLMKMETHNEIRRNIPDLWRTNQITVVNRIVEDWGLKEYTEEEVHSICGILEVNSFEIGQQGVNIRGLYPTAFLMSHDCVPNTNHIDEENTFRLTVRASTEIAPGEMITLSYAYTLQSTLKRREHLLENKFFECRCKRCSDPTELGTYTGALICPKCRTGDVLSTNPLNSEADWKCTNSSTCPGYKITSRSMQLLIDRISQEVERIDCNDVVAMEAFLQKYRNVLHPTHYLSLSVKLSLSQLYGRISGYLIDELSEQMLMRKQEICEEIMKIFNVIEPGYTRLRGVTLYEMHAPLMILLTRQFESHCTKSELRSKLKKVVKCLDEASTILSYEPETSPEGMMGVAARDALVRIRDWEKILGKF, from the exons ATGGTTTCGAGGAAGAATCTAAAACCGAGTGATATAATTTTAAGCGAAGCACCACTGGTGGTGGGGCCTTGTACAGCATCCAGAGTCCAATGTCTGGGATGTTACCGGATCCTGGAATCAACTCCATACGTCAA GTGCAAGGGATGCGGCTGGCCTCTGTGCTCCCACAAATGTAGAGGGTTGGGGAAGAAGTACGGCCACAGCGATGTCGAGTGTGCTGTGCTCAAGACCACGAGGTCTGCACAGATGCTGGAGTACAACGAATTGGAAAAGATGCGCCCCCATTTCAACGCGATAGTACCTTTGAGGTGTCTCCTGCTCAAAGAGACTGACCCCCAAGCCTACGAAGGGTTGATGAAGATGGAGACGCACAACGAGATCAGGAGGAACATTCCAGACTTGTGGAGGACCAATCAGATCACCGTCGTCAACAGAATCGTCGAGGACTGGGGGTTGAAAGAGTACACCGAAGAGGAAGTCCACAGCATTTGTGGGATCTTGGAGGTCAACTCGTTCGAGATTGGCCAACAAGGAGTGAACATTCGGGGGTTGTACCCAACTGCGTTTCTGATGTCGCACGATTGCGTCCCCAACACGAACCACATCGACGAAGAGAATACCTTCAGATTGACTGTCAGGGCATCTACGGAAATAGCTCCGGGGGAGATGATCACCTTGAGCTACGCCTACACTCTGCAGAGCACCTTGAAGAGGAGAGAGCATCTCTTGGAGAACAAGTTCTTCGAGTGTAGATGCAAGAGGTGCAGCGACCCCACCGAACTAGGCACATACACCGGCGCCCTAATTTGCCCCAAATGCAGAACCGGTGACGTCCTCTCCACCAACCCTCTCAACTCAGAAGCTGACTGGAAATGCACCAACTCCAGTACATGCCCAGGCTACAAGATCACCTCCAGATCCATGCAACTCCTCATCGACCGAATATCCCAAGAAGTGGAGCGCATCGACTGCAACGACGTCGTCGCCATGGAGGCCTTCTTGCAGAAGTACCGCAACGTCCTCCACCCCACGCATTACCTCAGCTTGAGCGTCAAGCTCTCGCTGAGTCAGCTCTACGGCAGGATCAGCGGATACCTCATCGACGAACTGAGCGAACAGATGTTGATGCGGAAGCAGGAGATTTGCGAAGAAATCATGAAGATCTTCAATGTGATTGAACCAGGGTACACGCGGCTCAGAGGAGTCACTTTATACGAGATGCACGCGCCTTTGATGATTCTCCTGACGAGGCAGTTCGAGAGTCACTGCACGAAGAGCGAGCTGAGGAGTAAGTTGAAGAAGGTGGTGAAGTGTCTAGACGAAGCCAGTACGATATTGAGTTACGAACCGGAAACGTCGCCTGAGGGGATGATGGGGGTGGCTGCCAGAGATGCGCTCGTGCGGATCAGGGACTGGGAGAAGATTCTGGGGAAGTTTtga
- the LOC138137659 gene encoding uncharacterized protein, translating to MVRTSLVLIYFLCSNIHCRLSPEDEQCVRCICEASTACFSILECAKKGISVDYWRQAGALVVTGGVVNDQSDDAYAECIQDESCVLETIDSYTKKILRHINDVNCDGIVDCRDYFSAHKFGTGAKNPDSVFKPAQTKRFDRCEGHGVGNLTDSGWKPGICFTIRNNFS from the exons ATGGTGAGAACTTCACTAGTATTGATATATTTCCTTTGCAGTAACATTCACTGTCG ATTATCACCAGAAGACGAACAATGCGTCAGATGCATCTGCGAAGCATCCACCGCCTGTTTTAGCATACTAGAATGCGCCAAAAAGGGTATCAGTGTCGATTATTGGAGACAAGCCGGGGCTTTAGTTGTGACAGGCGGGGTTGTGAATGACCAAAGTGACGACGCGTATGCAGAATGCATCCAAGACGAATCTTGCGTACTGGAAACCATAGATAGCTacaccaaaaaaattctgcgCCACATCAAT GACGTCAATTGTGATGGTATCGTGGATTGTAGGGATTACTTCTCGGCACATAAATTTGGAACAGGTGCCAAGAATCCAGACAGTGTGTTCAAACCAGCACAAACTAAAAGATTTGACAGATGTGAAGGACACGGAGTGGGAAATCTGACCGACAGTGGGTGGAAACCTGGGATATGTTTTAcaattcgaaataattttagttga